In methanogenic archaeon ISO4-H5, the following are encoded in one genomic region:
- a CDS encoding transmembrane protein, which produces MRIARWVFTFSTPVFIFQFVFYPSDMDFEVFRDREETGRYVLAVLRILLGWIMLWPFFDKMFGLGFATPAGQGFVQGGSPSSFVVWVTDGIFEGHYTAIAGNLAVDIVLLLALLVLGITLTLGFASKLTTFGMVAFLLVMYTLVVPPADNPIIDDHILLAVGTLAVYFLGGFDKLSVNGWWKELPLVKRFPILG; this is translated from the coding sequence TTTACCTTTTCCACCCCTGTCTTTATCTTCCAGTTTGTATTCTATCCGTCTGATATGGACTTCGAGGTGTTCCGCGACAGGGAGGAGACCGGCAGATACGTGCTGGCGGTGCTCCGCATCCTTCTTGGATGGATAATGCTGTGGCCCTTCTTCGACAAGATGTTCGGTCTGGGTTTCGCGACCCCCGCCGGACAGGGTTTCGTGCAGGGAGGGTCCCCCTCATCCTTCGTCGTCTGGGTTACCGACGGCATCTTCGAAGGTCATTACACCGCCATCGCGGGCAACCTCGCCGTGGATATCGTACTGCTGCTGGCACTACTGGTGCTGGGGATCACGCTGACGCTCGGGTTCGCCTCCAAGCTGACGACCTTCGGGATGGTGGCGTTCCTGCTGGTGATGTACACGCTGGTGGTACCGCCTGCGGACAATCCGATCATAGATGACCACATCCTCTTGGCAGTCGGGACCTTGGCGGTCTATTTCCTGGGCGGATTCGACAAGCTATCCGTCAACGGATGGTGGAAGGAACTGCCCCTCGTGAAGAGGTTCCCTATCCTTGGGTGA